The following DNA comes from Anopheles arabiensis isolate DONGOLA chromosome 3, AaraD3, whole genome shotgun sequence.
ATCCCCCACCGGAAGAACATCGGCGAAAAGCACTCCCTTTCTCTTCTCCTTCCTCCCCCTGCAGCTAGTAACAATGTTTATCACCTTCCCTGCCGCAGATTACATAAAGTTAGCCCACGGGACGAAGAATATTATGCTGCCAAAATAGCGCACAGATTTTGTTTGTCtgccttttttctccctccctccctccggCTTCTATTAATATCGTACCGGTGATGCGGTGACGGTCGAGCGGGCGGATGACAGCCAACACGAGTGGATGTGCCACTTGTGCAATACACCATTTTCCCGTTTGTTCGACGAAATGGATGCAAATTCCCGTCAAATGCCTACTGTGATCGGAACTTTGACCTACAATCATTGTAGCAAAGCGCACTCTTTTCGGATGCATTTTGCGCGTAACAATGTTCTTGGtccccctttttccttcccaccCCATTCCCAATCAATACAAGGAAAGTACTGAGACGACAAACTCTGTTATCGATTACGTGTATTTTCGAACgaatttaaaacaacaaatacacactACATTTACCCCACACTCTTGCACCAACAGAAAACCGAACCTTAAGAGTCGTGttctttgctctctctctctttcgttcgTCGTTCATAGATTAGGATGTTCTTCGATTCGATTGGCTGCTTTTTTTCTAACAACGATTATGACCGAATGTGGTGACCCGCTGCAAAATCCGCTGCGATGGATGGTAGTGTTTGGGAGGAGGTGCATTGCCGGATTTCACGCTGGTCAGctcattccacacacacacactgatttGTCTTAAAAGGCAGTCGTTACGCGCGCACGTTAGAATCGCAGCTCGAGTTGTTTCGTAagagatggtggtggtgtgtttggtggtgacGGGATTGAGTTGTTTTAAAATCGACTTTCGTACTCCACGATTTCTGATGGTTTTCTCTTCGCTGGTCAAAACACATTCTCTTCTCTAAGTAAAATCTAACGGCCAGTTTTGGAAccgcttttttgctttgacGAATGGCAGCAGTacaggttggtggtggtggtggtgttggttaGCTGCGCACCGTTCGAAATTCGATAATGGCAGCAGGCGTTTGCTGTGAAGAGGGCTCAGCCACCTTAGGCAGCCTCCTTGGCGAGACGCTCCGCCTTCTCGACGACCTCCTCGATCGGGCCGACCATGTAGAAGGCCACCTCCGGCAGATGGTCGAGCTCACCGTTCAGGATCTTGGTGAAGCCCTTGATGGTTTCCTCCAGCGGCACCAGCTTGCCGGCGTGGCCGGTGAACACCTCGGCGACCTGGAACGGCTGCGACAGGAAGCGCTGGATCTTGCGGGCGCGGGCGACCGTCAGCTTGTCCTCCTCGGACAGCTCATCCATACCCAGGATGGCGATGATGTCCTGGAGCGACTTGTAGTCCTGCAGGATCTTCTGCACGCCACGGGCGATGTTGTAGTGCTCGGCGCCGATGATGTTCGGGTCCATGATACGCGAGGTCGAATCGAGCGGATCGACCGCCGGGTAGATGCCCAGCTCGGCGATGGCACGCGACAGCACGGTGGTGGCGTCCAAGTGAGCGAAGGTGGTGGCCGGAGCCGGATCGGTCAGATCGTCAGCGGGCACGTAGATGGCCTGCACCGACGTGATCGAGCCCTTCTTCGTGGTGGTGATGCGCTCCTGCATGCTACCCATGTCCGTGGCCAGGGTCGGCTGGTAACCGACGGCGGACGGGATACGACCCAGCAGGGCGGACACCTCCGAACCGGCCTGGGTGAAGCGGAAAATGTTGTCGATGAACAGCAGCACATCCTGACCCTCCTGGTCGCGGAAGTACTCGGCCACGGTCAGGCCGGTCAGCGCGACACGGGCACGGGCGCCCGGCGGCTCGTTCATCTGGCCGTACACCAGCGCGACCTTGGACGACTTGTCCTTTAGCGAGATGACACCACCCTCAATCATCTCGTTGTACAGATCGTTACCCTCG
Coding sequences within:
- the LOC120904701 gene encoding ATP synthase subunit beta, mitochondrial, with amino-acid sequence MFSSMKTLMSAATRPILARSYAAKAAVNAAAGAQGKVVAVIGAVVDVQFDEQLPPILNALEVQGRSARLVLEVAQHLGENTVRTIAMDGTEGLVRGQRVLDTGSPIRIPVGAETLGRIINVIGEPIDERGPIDTNLSAPIHAEAPEFIEMSVEQEILVTGIKVVDLLAPYAKGGKIGLFGGAGVGKTVLIMELINNVAKAHGGYSVFAGVGERTREGNDLYNEMIEGGVISLKDKSSKVALVYGQMNEPPGARARVALTGLTVAEYFRDQEGQDVLLFIDNIFRFTQAGSEVSALLGRIPSAVGYQPTLATDMGSMQERITTTKKGSITSVQAIYVPADDLTDPAPATTFAHLDATTVLSRAIAELGIYPAVDPLDSTSRIMDPNIIGAEHYNIARGVQKILQDYKSLQDIIAILGMDELSEEDKLTVARARKIQRFLSQPFQVAEVFTGHAGKLVPLEETIKGFTKILNGELDHLPEVAFYMVGPIEEVVEKAERLAKEAA